The Palaemon carinicauda isolate YSFRI2023 chromosome 9, ASM3689809v2, whole genome shotgun sequence sequence aagtggctatggtgtgagagctgctcatagaattattaatgaaatctcgactatggcagagaagaagaagcatatactcatcaaagaGAGAGAGGGCTTTGTTAttgcaacagaaaatgaagaaagacaacgttggaaagAACACCTTTGAAAGGTTATGAAAaaaacatatgaagggaataatttgattgatatacctgaagctgatgaagacattgatgtactcatgaatgaaatcagtgtgtCTGAGGTCGaagctgtcataaaaaaaaaaagagagagagagagagagagagagagagagagagagagagagagagagagagagagagagagagagagagagagagagagagagagagagagagagagagatggaaagtccatggatacgatggaataacggtcgagatgatactggccgaaaatgaagtgattccaagACTACTGATAAGACTATTTTTTTAGAATGTGGGATGAAGAGGAAGACCTGGTGAATGGAAGTTAGAAGTGTTGGTTAAAATAGCTAAGAAAAGGAGACCTGGCTTATTATAATACTTACAGACGCATAACACataggtcagtttttttttttttttaaatataaagtatgcttattcttaagagactggagagaaagattgataaaaagatgagatatgaacaagcaggatttaggaaattAAAAGTTGCACTGACTGAattctcattttaagacatgttttacATCAATGTGTAgcatatagaaatcccctttgatGGTATTttgggactatgaaaaagcctttgatagtgtgcaccggccaccTTCTTGGAGAGTCTTAcgtaattatggaattcctcttaattatgtgaatttcattaagtcttttcatgaacatagcaagtacaatgttaatgttaatgaagttttATCAAGTGAGTTTCTAGTTACCATCTGAGTattccgagggaatgtgttgtcacctgtgttttttatcctcctcatggacttcgttatgtgtagaacagtcagagatggtggagaaggattggactggattggtggtaggaatttagcagacctaaagtatgctgataatgctgtccttgttagcagaacaccacagtacttgcagtgcttgcttaccagaatgcatgaaatatcacacgaggtggggctaaagataaatagaggaaatacagagatgatgagaacggagtatgcaatggaagaatacATATCAatttaaggagaaaggattaatgaggtagaatcatttaagcatttaggaactatgatcaccaatacagggtctttagaattagagtttagtgaaagattgaaaaaagcaaatcagacgattggttaaataaaatttggaaatcaaatctcctaaaattgcatttaaaaatcagataatatgtcattttagtgagatcggtattactctatggacatgagtcatggtatgacaatgaagcaatctgtaatagatttaatagatttgagaataaagcccttagaaggatattgggtgtgaaatggcaggacatgattagaaatgagactataagagagattaagcttgtgccatatgtggatgagatcatgatgatgggtagatggagatagtataggcacgctcttcacactccccaaaagagattagttcactaaacaatcaactgggctccacaatgcactagaagaattagaagaccaagGTCCacatagctaaggactatgaagcgcaaagtaggaggaaaagttttgaattaaatgctcaagacagatacgactagtgaaatctagccgaagccctttccgtcaataggcgtgccaggatatgatgatgatgatgatgatgatgatgagatatatatgtatatatatatatatatatatatatatatatatatatatatatatatatatatatatatatatatatatatatatatatatatatatatatatagatatatatatatgtatatagatatttatatctatctatatatacacacacacacacacacacacacacacatatatatatatatatatatatatatatatatatatatatatatatatatatatatatatatatatatatatatatatatatatatatatatatgtatatatatatgtatatatatatatatatatatatatatatatatatatatatatatacatatatatatatatatatatatatatatatatatatatatatatatatatatatatatatatatatatatatatatatatttgtgtgcgtctATTCGTTTATGTGTCCGTTGTATGATCTTCGTATGTCTGTTTGCTTAAATTTTAatctaatgtacatatatatatatatgatatatatatatatatatatatatatatatatatatatatatatatatatatatatatatatatatatatatatatatatatatatatacgctgtatatataagCCGTTGGGAAATATAGCAATTgattttcttattctcttgttataaCAAAATTTCACAATTTTCCTTACAGAAACCGAAGTTATTTGATTTTGTGGCCACTGGCAGCTAAGGATCTATGAATATAGATTTCGATCCTCGAGTGGTTCCTTCTTTTTTCGGTTTGGAAAATTTTGCGCGAATACTGTTTTTGCTGGTTTGAGCTTTTAACTAGATTTACTTAGTCAATATATTACGAGGTAAAGATATTACTGTACTTAATGATGGTTATCTCGATTGAATTAATATCATATAGAAAATGGCTATTCTTGGAAATTCCTGTTACTAATTTTCTAATTCATTGttaaaaggaataatgaaataagACTTACTTCCTATAGATATGGTTAAATAGCTTAATCGAGGTAAATTACGTAAATTGATTTACTTATTTAGTCTACAGTACTTAAAGATCTACTTTTCTGTTGCTATACTACTGGGTAATTCTATTTTCTACAGGATCTTGtcatttgtttgtatatatttaaagcCCTTCAGCATTTcacagcatattgctcgtttattgtcaaacacATTCTTGAAGTACTTGGAAAATAATCTTTCAGATTCCTCTTAAACCTTTAGTGTTCAGTCTTTTGGGTATCTAGTGGGAGCTAATTGTATAGTCTTTGAGCCTCATATTTGAAACACTCCAGATTCATGAACCGATATCTTGATTCCAATACATAACTTAAAACCAATGCAACCGTTCTCGTGTCACCCCGATTTGTTGACTatccaatatgtagcaattctcttaggtattttgaAATCATGTTTTGGTGGTAATTTGAGGGATACTTTAACACACATTCTTGCTTTATTAGGCAAACATACGAAAGATAAATTTTCATCAGTCTTGCTGTTTTTTCCCAATTTtgtaggacaccttttatcagtcttgcacatctgtttattgttttctaatttcaaaaaatgcATTTTTTGGTAGATTGGGGTAGATTGTGTTacagtatatttgaatattttccatTATATCTTCTGTTTGGGAAGAGGGTGGAAATTTGCTGATATGAATATCATTACATTGCCCTACGGTCGTAGTCGAGGAGATGCTCCATTCCTCGTATATCCAAAAATTTCAATTAAAGGATAATCCATTTAAGTCAAGTTAATAAGTGATAGTCGAAAAGCAATGTATTGAAATAAGTGAGGTTATTGTAATATCAAGATTAGTTAAATTATTATATTGTAGACATAAAAAGAATACTCTTCtgcggatttattattattattattattattattattattattattattattattattattattattattatcattattattattactattaccatccaAGCTATAACTCTACTTAGAAAAGCttgatgttataagtccaagggttctagcagggaaaaatagcccagtgacgaaaggaaatcaGAAAACGAAATAAACGACATAAggagtaatggaaaattaaaaagaaatattaaaaaaaaaaaaacattaacaacattgtcCCAGACAAATCAATGCTTTTAAACAAAGGCTAACTAGTAAAGTAAATGCTCAGTAAGTAGGGTGGATATTACCGACGTATGACttcgtctccctgatccatggatTTTGTGGGATTTTGGCAGTTTAAGCCGCTTTCAATATTGCTGGGTATTTGCtaacccaagcacacgtgtactgaatctgtttccatatcAACaagtacaccggggagaggggagaCAGAGTGAAAatcagtatggtgcggttacatcaaatgccactgctacccttaggcgaAATAAGCCCTCAGACCCCCCCAGCAATGCAGGAGAAACAAGAAGATTACCTGCCATGGTAAGCTTACCTCatccatggcggacgtccatacgccataaAACGTCCAATAGTGTCACTTTGTTATTATAATCTGAATCATGTAAATGTCTCCCCAAGTGTCCTCTCTCCCCATGTGTAATTATTGTATTAGTTCAAAATTAATTCCATCGtgtttgactgatgaaatcatttaagagccagcgaagAACTAgtaattcttctgttatgtaatatcAACATTTAAAGTTcaatttcactcgctttgaagaaggtTTAGGCCCAAGTTTGTTGTCCAAAAATAACttggacaataaatcctcttaaaaTGTAAAcatcgtctaattcaccgcttccaatcatgtattattatttaattaacacACGCCTCTGACAACATTCAAATTGATAATTCATATGTAGACTATAAATGACATATGTTAGCCtcatcaacataaaaatatttgctgtaagtttgaacgtttgaagttctactgattcaactacccgattaggaagatcattccacaacttggtctcagctggaataaaacttctagaataccgtgtagtattgagcctcatgatggagaaggcctgactattagagttaactgcagtgcctagtgttacgaacaggagtGAACTGTCCAGGAacatgtgaatgtaaaggatggtcagaaatatgaagaatcttatgtaacatacataatgaactaaataaacgacggtgccaaagattaatatctagatcgggaataagaaatttaatagactgaaaGTTCTTGTCCAAAAAAATAGgaggaaaatcagcagctgaagaccagacaggagaaaaatagtcgaaaaaaggtagaatgaaagaattaaaacacctcttcagaatagattgatcaccgaaaatcttaaaagataatATGATAATGCTGGAATATAACGACAGATACTAGAGTGTTTTGTCAAATTATTTAGTATTATAAACAAATTCTTATGATAATTCTAATTTGGGAAAATGTGGATATTGTATTTTGACCATTAAATACATAGAATAAAAGATTAAACTAACGATGATTGATCTGTAGACTAACAAAAGGCACTTTTAGGAATTTAAGCGATAAACCTGAAGTAAATTTTAATAGTAGATATAGGAAATGAACGTAGATATGTATGCGCGCACTGTCTTATAAGTGTTCCAAAACCTTGAATAATTATGTTGCACCTAACTGGATTACCAAATATAGTTGTTTTCTTTTGCTAGTTTTCATAGATGAAATCTTAAATTTGCAATGAAACCCATGGAATACACCTCGTAATTAGTGGTCTAAATCAGTGTAATAAAAATCAAAGAGAAATCAGATTTGGTTTTTTACGTATCAACATAGGTTAAATAAACAATTTTCTGTTTTCCATTAACAAACGCGATATGAAGAATGTAATTACTTAGTTTTAAGAGCAATAAGGATACGCTAGCAAACGCTCAAAGAAAATGTAACTTTGCTATTTGATTGCACTAAGTGTTTCAAAACTAAGACTGGAGAATTGTATAGAATACTTTCCTACGTTAAATCATTTACCTTTTCAACGTAGTATACCTTAATGTTTCTGGAGTTGATAGTAATCAATTTTCGAGTATTTGGTAACTAAACTCATTAGGACATGAAAAGTTGGCCTAATGATTATGAGGGATGTTCTATGCTGTAGTTATGTGACATGTAGATATTGATTTTCATGTTTTAATTATCACTCAAATAAAAGTTCATATTTTGTATGTATTTGCTGAACCTTCATTCTACAGTCGTGTTTGTGCATAGAAACGAAAAGAGGAAATCTCGTAAATAGGTAAAGGAATAtatctctgattatatatatatatatatatatatatatatatatatatatatatatatatatatatacttatatatatatatatatatatatatatatatatatatatatatatatatatatatatatatatatatatatatatatatatatatatatatatatatatatatatatatatatatatacatatatatatatatatatatatacatacatatatatatatatatatatatatatatatatatatatatatatatatatatatatatatatatatatatatatatgcgtgtgtgtgtttcttgcCTGTCACTCTAGTACGGAGAtttagtagtcatacccttgtgagagggcgTACCCCGAGAGTTACACACTGAAACCGCTCTACCACACATTACCAAAACAACAACTGAATCTGTGCGTGCGTTCATGTTCATATGTCTAAATACTTAGACGTTATTTTCTGTAAGGTTGGTTATACTATCATCTCAAAATAAAAGAAaccttcattatcataatgcaggggagtttttgctgattattttatgtgtatatatgcatgtataggttTAATTGAGAGTAATTGTAAATATGACTATACCTGACATGGCTAATTTGATCCTAGTTTTTTATCCTAATTCCTTCGGCTTCATAGTTGTATCGATGTTTCTTCATTTTGACGTCATTGTAAAGATACAAATACTCTCATCTCTGAAAAATTAAAGCCCAGTAATTATGAACCAACACTCTACTCCTGCAACTTCCCCTCATACCTCATCATTCACTTCCATTGATAGACTAATCTCTCTAATTTcattaatgatttaatttttttatgaaattttagatCATTCTTAGTTGAAATATTATTCGTAACATTTCAGAATAGTGAAAACAAAATAAGCTTTGGCCGTGGCTATCTAGTTTTATATTTAGCCAAAGTATATAAATGATAATGTTTCTTCGTGTatctaaaatttttattaaataatagCATAATTGAATTCACAATACTTAAACATTAAATTTTCTTATCATACATAACTAGAAGTTTTTATATTTGGAGATTTGTGAATCCCATGTAAAACTACGTTTTGAGACTGTAGTCAAGACATGTTTAATAAACATCCCTATACCATTACTACCACTAAAGTGTTGTGCCTTAAGGCAGAGTCTATCAAAGATTAGTTGCCCTCCTTAATACTCCATTCATAGACACCTTTTTTTTAGTTCTTGGTACCTTTTCCCTCTTTAGGTCATCTAGCACTAACTTCCTTTTTTCCCCTCTAGGTCTTCATTATTCAAATTTAGTTTCTATAATGTATTACGGTAACCGATCTCTTAAATCGTGTCCTATCCAGTTAATCAGCCTTCTCTTTGTTGTAATTAGGCTTCACTTTTCTCCAACTATTCTTAGTACGTTATGCTTTGTCCTTTGGTGTCTCGAACTTATCCTCCACCATATTCACATTCTAAATGATCCCAAAGGTTTCAAAACCGTACAATGCTAAACTCCATAAGAACGTATTCTCAAATCTTTTCTATAGTTCCATTTCCAGCTTTCCTCttattgttagtctctctctctctctctctctctctctctctctctctctctctctctctctctctctctctctctctctctctctctgtgattgatTGTTACTGTATGCTTGTGAGTCCTATTTTGTGATCtgagaaaatcagatgatttaccgcgaataacaaaagcctatcgagtgcaatatagatacaagttttcgtgaataatcGGTGATTAGTTTGAAGTCGGAAGAGTTGGATAAAACgtcagcataggatagttatcttgtgaaataataaaaatctgaacaagatggcagcctctaacacattgaagtcttagagggatattgctgcaatcagcaggAGCAAGAGTAAATTCTatgagttggcacaacaaaaagtagatctactggtaacagagatcacaaatagctccaaccagtgtgacggaaaaatattctcaaacatattgaaacaatatgatccccCAACTGGAGCAGGTGATAGACAGGTAAATGcggatatattgtacaaaatactggagaagattcttgaaaaatatataccccccccccccaaaaaaaaaaaataaacatcagataaGCATACCAAGAAACAAAAGCACCTTATCTCAGAAAATTAGAAATtggaaaaaaatcttgcaaaagaaaaaaaaatgtatggaaaatgatggaaatgaaaagtatgatagaaaatgcagaaaaaaatatacaatcgaaagaaaatgaaaaaagggcttaagaagaaaggacacttcaaaatatcaagaaaacccTAAAGTATTTTagtcctatgcaaaaaagatgaataaagggagataagAAATAGGCCCTCTATGAATTGAAGAAcggttaacaaatgaaaaaaaaaaataaatattcaacatattagcagaaaaatataagagtgaattcacgcccagaattgcgaatgagaataatgaaaaagaaatgacagaagaaaatattgaatatctaacggatatagatattgtgCACGCAAAAAGCAGAGTTAGAAATAGATCAGCGGccaggccagatggagttccaggtattttgttgaaaaaaaatccACACACTATCGCAAAACCGCTTGcattactgctaagacaaagtgtagatatgagcgagatatatgttaaacaaatCTGCTTATATAACCCGTATgctcaaaagtggatcaagaaaaAAGGTAAGAAATTATAgtcctgttagtctaacatcacgtattatgaaagtgtatgaaagggtcataaaaaagaaaataatatatcatttgtataaaaataatttatttaatgtaggtcaacacggttttgtgccaggaaaaagtacacaaacccaactgatagcacactatgaaaacatatacaaaaatatgatgaatgTAAAACACACAAAAGAGGCATATCAAGATTttgtaaaagcctttgacaaggtagaccataatatattagagaaaaaattgaaaagcataacattaagggaaagataggaaaatgaataTAAGAATTTCTATAAAGCAGAAataagatagtggttgcaaatgacgagaaatcagatgaagctcgggTAATATTTGGCATGCTACagagtacggtattagctgcactgctgtttgttattatgatctcagatatagactgtacTGTTAAGGACTCTGTAGTGAGAATACTCGCCgatgacataagaataagtagagaaattactggtGTTGAAGATAGGAACGCACTACAAAGAGatgtaaagaaaatatatgaatgggcggagataaataggatggaatTTAACTcgaataaattcgaatcaataagttatggaaacagagaaggaatggtatatgcatacaggggacctaataacgagacattcacaaataaggaaacaattaaagaccttgggggtattattaaacaggaatatgttatgcaacgaccaaatagcaacactgttggctaaatgtagagcaaaaatgggaatgctattcagacactttaaaacaagaaaagctgaacacatcatTAGGCTGTACAAAACTTTTGTACGTAGTAccctcgagtactgcaatgtgatatggtacccacactaccagaaGGATATTGCACAAACAGAGAATGTACAAAGGGCCTTTACTGCTATAATAGAAGAAGTTAAGaatcttgactactgggaaagacaacaatttttaaaattatacagactagaaaggagaagagaacactacaatataatacaagcatggaaataaGTTGAAGGAataactgaaaacatcatggagctagaaatatcagaaagagcaagacgagatagattaatagtgcccagaattataccaggaaaactcaggaaggcacacaggacatcaatctactacgcaccagcatcgataatgcagcaactatttaatatGCTGCCAGCTCATTTAATAAACATATTGGGAGTGAgtttagatgtgtttaagaataagctcaataaacacCTAGGATACATCCAAGACCAtccaagacaggaagatgcaaaGTACAAAAAATCTAagcaagatggcgctctataacacaggcaaagcaTGGAGGGACATGCTaatatcagcaaaagtaaattccatgagatTGCACATAAAGAACTAGACCttttgataacagaggtcgctagtagctccaaccagtgtgacggaaaaatattctcaaatataTTGAAACAATATAATCCAACAAACTAGGGCAAGTCTGTGGAAAACATCTTCCAACTAATAGATGAAAATCCAAAGAGGATCCAAGTGAtagagagacttataaagaaagtttgcatcaatcaacacatttcatcaaagaacaataagaaggccaatatggtgaatatgctgattgatgcattaggaaaaagaatgccagaATGGTGCAATACAtctaagatgtggtattccattattaatccacatCAGCTGATCAGGAAATGTGATGGATGTcttgtaccaacacaccctacttccgttgaagtgaaaaaaaaaaaaaaaaagacacaaatgtATTCTGCTCcacatgcttagtatggatagaaaatataataaagtcgagactgaatctgcaagaagaagaagtagaagaagaagaagaagaagaagaagaagaagaagaagaagaagaaaaatgaacaggatatgtgtaaggatacaGCTGTAGTAGACCATTGATGCAAAATATGAtaccattcaacaacatacttacgaagaaataaattatcatatgGAAACAGATAATAGAcctaagagactctacccagacctacatgctTTTAGGGtacagcaagaaaaagaaaaaaagtatagtCTGCACTTCACtaaaaaagagggaattgcagatctGGCGAAAGATGCTACTTATACCATCCAAAGAtaagccataattatgaaatatatatatagtgtgcatatttaaacggatatggagatgaatgcagagatctccatccaaaaataagcaaaaacctgaaagagggaaaaggatgcaaattcaacacaaattgtcgatatatgcatcctgctaccatgaatgaaagtcagaaaactcaaaagcaaacagaaaagaaaaaggaaagcaatatgaaaaaaaggaacaagaaaaacaagccgagtatatatgATGCTATGCACAAAAgccactatgaaaacatatacaaagatatgataaatgaaaaagacacagatgtgatctatcaatattttgcaaaagcctttgagaaGGTAGAcgataatatattagagaaaacatGAGAAATCATAGTATTACGGGAAAGATATAAAAATGgctaaaagaatttctgcaaaatagAGAACTAACAGTaattgcaaatgacaagaaattagatgaagctcaggtaatatctggcgtgccacagggtacggtattagctgcactgcttattgttattatgatctcagacatagactgtaatgttaaaaaatCTGTAGTGAGAATTTTCGACAATGACAtatgaataagtagagaaattacttgtgctaaagataggaactcattacaaatagatctaaacaaaatatatgaatgaacaCAGAAAAATAGATCTTATTTAATTCCGGTAAATTGGAATCCATAAATTATGGAAATAGAGAAGTAATGATATATGCATACAGGAGACCTAAtaagaagacattcacaaacaaggAACTAATTAAAGACtatggtgtaatgttaaacaagaatatattatgctacgaccaaatagcaatacagttagctaaatgtaaagaaaaaaatgggaatgctatttgGACACTATAAAACAAAAAAAGTTGAAAACATGATTATGCTTTCCAAAAATTATGTACGCAGCACACTCGAGTACtttaatgtgatatggtacccacactatcaaaaggataATGCAAAAATAGCCAGTGTACAaaagtcctttactgctagaatagaagtagttgatgaccttgactactgggagagactgcaattttttttttaattttacagtctagaaaggagaagaaaacacttcatgataatacaagcatggaagcaaatcgaaggaattgctgaaaaaatCATGGAgcaaaaaatatcagaaagagcaagcggaAGTAGATTAATAGTgaccaaaactataccaggaaaactaaggaatgtGCAAAGGACATCaatccactactcaccagcatcgataatgcagcgactatttaatgtgctgccagctcatctaagaaacatatttgGAGTGAgcttagatgtgtttaagaataagctcgatagatACCTAAGGTGGATcgtagaccatccaagactggaagatgcaaaatataccggaagatgcattagcaactctctagtggatatacgaggtgacTCACACTTAGGGACCTTGGGGAacacaaacatagaataaggcaatatggaataaggtaaggctctctctctctctctctctctctctctctctctctctctctctctctctctctctctctctctctctctcaaaagctacaTTACCTTCGGCTGTTCTGCTCCTAATATCTTTATAATAGTTTCTTTCCTTTGTTATAATATATCCCCTGTATTTGCAATGACTAACTTTCTCCACAGCTTCAGGTCCAATCTGCATAATTATCCATTGCCCTTTTCTTCTTGTAATTCTCATAATCTTGttctaaaatgtatatattttcatttcatacgCCTATGCTGTCCTCTTTGTCTTATATATCCTCCTCCTGTAAACCCTCCATTGTGCTACATAGAACTGCCTTTTCATAAACGAACCTTATAGTTATCCTTATTTCTCCTCCCAACTTGATGCCATCTTCCAGTGACACTTTCACCAATGCTTCTTCATGGATGTCGATCAGAGTTGGCAATAGGGAACATACCTGTCTGACTCCTCTTCCCACACTTCCAGGTTTCGATTTTCCACCTACATTATGTACTGTTACTATTTGATccaaatataaattctttattaaCCATCTATCTCTCCAATAAAtggacttttatttatttatttatttatttattttttgtagtagtagtagtagtagtagtagtagtagtaatgtcctatgaactgtaccaaccgtgtgtcacacaattgtacataattcctattgtatatattatgcttgtatctgcgctcttccctcgcactaaaaagaacctgaatgatcaggtctccggttttcctctgaactttgtctgtctctcgaacatgc is a genomic window containing:
- the LOC137646333 gene encoding uncharacterized protein; translated protein: MIASADALEKRNKIVVANDEKSDEARVIFGMLQSTVLAALLFVIMISDIDCTVKDSVVRILADDIRISREITGVEDRNALQRDDTSKTIQDRKMQSTKNLSKMALYNTGKAWRDMLISAKGKSVENIFQLIDENPKRIQVIERLIKKVCINQHISSKNNKKANMVNMLIDALGKRMPEWCNTSKMCTLEYFNVIWYPHYQKDNAKIASVQKSFTARIEVVDDLDYWERLEVLKGSIVFNYYKEMSELTGGLRIGLPSEGMYKRHVVCAKIVPSKKWLK